The Montipora capricornis isolate CH-2021 chromosome 6, ASM3666992v2, whole genome shotgun sequence genome has a window encoding:
- the LOC138053210 gene encoding uncharacterized protein, with protein sequence MADIEAMFHPDEHCDFLRFLWWPDGNLESAIQEYQMTVHLFGAASSPSCCNFALRQTANDTESQSGSLVAETIRRNFYVDDCLRSVKDEQVAIELIQGLSEACAHGGFNLTKFISNSRAVLESIPPEKRSKEARDLDLGSDRLPVERALGVQWCVESDAFEFRIVLNDKPPTRRGILSVVSSIYDPLGFAAPFTLPANKILQDLCREDMGWDDTVPEQYQVRWDKWLSELPLLEQFKVNRCVKLAEFGTVVSQQIHLFSDASSVGYGSVAYLRLRDNNNRIYRSFLMGKARLAPIKSVTIPRLELTAATVSIRLGELLKREVDGNPDLVYHTDSTTVLRYIANEQQRFHVFVANRVQLIRDCSRLNQWKYIDTKENPADDASRGLNGLALIEGKRWLQGPAFLWKPESEWPRQPRMVNQVPADDPEVKGTTVASSNVVIVNQSASAASKLIYHLSDWHRLRTAVAVFLRVKKILQIRCKERMNVKEEMSRDDKNLADRRKPSITKTAKHKDIEEPCSPLTVQDLVDAEFAILKFVQDLAFGKEIYALQELENENGLDKEKLQKRKKASMKNNSPIQRLDPFLENGILRVGGRLRRAGLLHETKHPVILPQKSHVTTLLIRHAHKRLGHAGRGHVISSLREKYWIIKVNTAVRQVISKCVFCRRNYSSPGVQKMTDLPKNRISPAPPFTYTGVDYFGPFIIKEGRKEMKRYGALFTCLVSRAVHIEVASSPESSSFIQALRRVIARRCPVREIRSDNGTNFVGARNELLQAIEEMDHEEIHAKLKKENIDWIFNPPAASHMGCVWERQIKTTRKVLAGLMEEYGHCLDEESFRTLMCEVEAIINSIPLTTVSGEPNDLEPLTPNHILTTKSTVILPPPGKFQSCDVYMRRRWRRVQYFANLFWSRWKKEYLVVMQERHKWQHPQRNLVEGDVVIIREENVPRNAWSLALVVRVEPDSQGFVRSAVVKTRETTLRRPVNKLVLILPKEEQEGDQEK encoded by the coding sequence ATGGCAGATATAGAGGCCATGTTCCACCCTGATGAGCATTGTGATTTCCTCAGATTCCTCTGGTGGCCTGATGGAAATTTGGAATCGGCTATCCAAGAATATCAGATGACGGTACATCTTTTTGGGGCAGCCTCTTCTCCAAGCTGTTGTAACTTTGCCTTGAGGCAGACGGCTAATGACACCGAATCCCAAAGTGGATCACTTGTAGCTGAAACCATCCGACGAAACTTCTACGTGGACGATTGCCTTCGTTCCGTCAAAGATGAACAAGTTGCCATTGAATTGATCCAAGGTCTTAGTGAAGCATGTGCACACGGAGGGTTTAACTTGACTAAGTTTATAAGCAACAGCCGTGCTGTCTTGGAATCTATTCCGCCCGAGAAACGTTCTAAAGAAGCCAGAGACCTTGACCTCGGCAGCGATCGTTTGCCTGTTGAACGTGCCCTCGGGGTACAATGGTGTGTGGAATCTGATGCCTTCGAGTTTCGTATAGTTCTTAATGACAAGCCACCAACAAGAAGAGGAATATTGTCAGTAGTCTCCTCAATTTATGATCCACTGGGCTTTGCCGCGCCATTTACGCTTCCAGCGAACAAGATACTCCAGGACCTCTGTCGCGAAGACATGGGATGGGATGACACTGTTCCTGAGCAATACCAAGTTAGATGGGACAAATGGTTAAGTGAGCTACCACTTTTGGAACAGTTCAAGGTTAATAGGTGTGTCAAGCTAGCAGAGTTTGGAACCGTGGTGTCCCAGCAGATACATCTTTTTTCCGATGCTAGTTCTGTTGGATATGGCTCTGTTGCTTACTTGCGACTGCGCGATAACAACAATCGCATTTACCGTTCTTTCCTTATGGGCAAAGCACGACTTGCTCCCATCAAGTCTGTCACGATTCCACGTTTAGAGTTAACGGCTGCCACAGTCTCAATTCGACTTGGAGAATTGTTGAAGAGAGAAGTCGACGGCAATCCTGATTTAGTGTACCATACGGACTCCACCACTGTGTTGCGCTATATTGCCAATGAACAGCAACGCTTTCATGTGTTTGTTGCAAATCGGGTGCAGCTTATTCGCGACTGCTCACGTTTAAATCAGTGGAAGTACATagacacaaaggaaaacccgGCAGATGATGCTTCCAGGGGACTGAATGGACTTGCTCTCATTGAAGGGAAGCGTTGGTTGCAAGGCCCAGCCTTTTTGTGGAAACCAGAGAGTGAGTGGCCTCGACAACCGCGTATGGTGAACCAGGTCCCAGCTGATGACCCAGAAGTAAAGGGGACAACCGTGGCCTCAAGCAATGTAGTGATTGTCAATCAGTCAGCTAGTGCTGCAAGCAAACTGATATACCACTTGTCTGATTGGCATCGGTTAAGGACAGCTGTAGCTGTGTTCCTGCGAGTAAAGAAGATATTGCAAATCAGATGTAAGGAACGTATGAATGTCAAGGAAGAAATGTCAAGAGACGACAAAAACCTCGCAGACCGAAGGAAGCCTTCAATAACCAAAACAGCTAAGCATAAGGACATTGAAGAGCCTTGCTCACCTCTTACCGTGCAAGACCTGGTAGACGCTGAGTTCGCTATCCTAAAATTTGTCCAGGACTTAGCATTTGGTAAGGAAATCTACGCCCTCCAAGAGTTGGAAAATGAGAATGGCCTAGACAAGGAGAAGCTGCAAAAACGGAAGAAAGCAAGTATGAAGAATAACAGTCCTATCCAGCGCCTTGACCCCTTCTTAGAAAACGGTATCCTCAGAGTTGGAGGTAGACTCAGGCGTGCAGGTTTGCTACACGAAACGAAGCATCCAGTGATTTTGCCACAGAAAAGTCATGTCACTACGCTACTCATCCGTCATGCTCATAAACGGTTGGGTCACGCTGGGCGCGGTCATGTTATTTCAAGCCTACGCGAGAAGTATTGGATCATCAAAGTGAATACGGCAGTGCGCCAGGTGATATCAAAGTGTGTCTTCTGCCGTCGCAATTACAGCAGTCCAGGTGTACAGAAGATGACAGACCTACCCAAGAATCGAATCTCCCCAGCACCACCATTTACTTACACTGGTGTTGACTACTTTGGGCCCTTCATTATCAAGGAGGGGCGCAAGGAAATGAAGAGATACGGCGCTCTTTTCACGTGTTTGGTTAGCCGAGCAGTCCATATTGAGGTTGCAAGTTCCCCTGAGTCAAGTTCATTTATTCAAGCACTCCGGCGCGTCATCGCCCGCCGTTGTCCTGTCAGAGAAATAAGGAGTGATAACGGTACAAACTTTGTTGGCGCACGAAACGAGCTGCTCCAGGCCATAGAAGAAATGGATCATGAAGAGATACACGCCAAACtcaagaaggaaaacattgaTTGGATCTTCAACCCACCCGCCGCCAGCCACATGGGTTGCGTTTGGGAGCGACAGATCAAGACCACAAGGAAAGTTCTCGCTGGATTAATGGAAGAATATGGTCATTGCTTAGATGAGGAATCATTTCGGACCCTAATGTGTGAAGTGGAGGCAATTATTAATTCAATACCCCTGACGACAGTCTCTGGCGAGCCTAACGACCTTGAGCCGCTTACTCCCAACCACATCTTGACAACCAAGTCAACTGTGATATTACCACCACCAGGCAAGTTTCAGAGCTGTGATGTGTATATGCGTCGGCGGTGGCGAAGGGTACAGTATTTTGCAAATCTATTTTGGTCTCGGTGGAAGAAGGAGTACCTCGTTGTGATGCAGGAAAGGCACAAATGGCAACATCCTCAGCGAAACCTGGTTGAAGGGGATGTCGTGATAATCCGAGAAGAGAATGTTCCGCGTAATGCCTGGTCGTTGGCCCTTGTTGTGCGAGTGGAGCCGGATTCACAAGGCTTTGTCAGGTCTGCTGTCGTCAAAACGCGAGAAACTACACTGAGAAGACCAGTCAACAAGCTTGTCCTAATTTTGCCCAAGGAGGAACAGGAAGGAGATCAAGAGAAGTAA
- the LOC138051497 gene encoding uncharacterized protein isoform X1, with protein sequence MCLITFLITLGVAVVTHATKDVGTAKGLRFLGVGYNILRGNPDGSQLSHGGVDPGLLSTRKIFKLTWDTNKTSVDGLYRVPDQVVFVHRSSCVKTTSNEVFSGVKSYQDKLKVDVEASAGFDAGLWNVAFSLSTSYQRMEKETTKYHKVFFEKKEVCNMGVARYQLDLARVQKYSVTKDFAAAVCSLPKEYDQGAYRRFIDNWGTHVVLKVVLGTKKTERRKSSYTKIAKYAMENIESSLSVASGSDGGLFSASLQVNISKFKQSTADTSKFTEKTVEFTSGGPEMPEPIKLKLMPIYNAVEDSFFSVLDQQYQCKNVAQRKGNFKKILQEYPQINHVSEPRDPEVRIPLTWPFGTYGLPMTKSGCPRGGFWHAGTRYHDTEDRNSNNYWSNPYDLAGRVRKNNMEQMFCMKTLSKTSKYNLPWPKGKYCIYKKGNCPKGFGHGDVRWDDEDDRNANKVTGQLPDGVYDRNTRISFCCRGDGYTTNVINLPTDKPFVLLKYNSHQCQFVNNAKIREEFFYWDNEDFKPHTTEVRGKHPVLEKRNNNLKIHYCYYYK encoded by the exons ATGTGTCTGATCACTTTTCTCATCACTCTTGGTGTTGCCGTTGTCACCCATGCTACCAAGGATGTAGGCACAGCCAAAGGTCTTAGATTTCTTGGTGTCGGCTATAATATTCTAAGAGGAAATCCCGACGGCAGCCAATTGTCACACGGTGGTGTCGACCCAGGTCTGCTCTCCACGAGAAAGATATTCAAACTGACATGGGATACAAATAAAACTTCTGTTGATGGATTGTACCGGGTACCAGACCAGGTTGTCTTTGTTCATCGCTCATCCTGCGTCAAAACTACCTCAAACGAAGTATTTTCCGGGGTCAAGTCATATCAAGATAAACTCAAGGTTGATGTGGAAGCCAGCG CTGGTTTCGACGCAGGATTATGGAATGTTGCCTTCAGTCTCAGTACAA GTTATCAGAGGATGGAAAAAGAGACAACAAAGTATCATAAagtcttttttgaaaagaaagaagtCTGCAATATGGGCGTAGCTCGATATCAACTGGACTTAGCTCGAGTTCAGAAGTATTCGGTTACAAAAGACTTTGCAGCTGCTGTGTGTAGCTTGCCCAAAGAGTACGATCAAGGAGCTTACCGCAGATTCATTGACAACTGGGGAACG CACGTTGTACTGAAGGTGGTACTGGGAACTAAGAAGACAGAACGTCGCAAAAGTTCGTACACTAAAATTGCCAAGTATGCCATGGAAAAC ATAGAATCATCGCTGTCCGTGGCGTCTGGTTCGGACGGGGGATTATTCAGTGCCTCTTTGCAAGTTAATATCAGTAAATTCAAGCAATCCACCGCAGATACGAGTAAATTTACCGAAAAAACGGTGGAATTCACATCTGGAGGTCCCGAAATGCCTGAGCCCATTAAATTAAAGCTGATGCCTATTTACAACGCTGTTGAAGATAGTTTTTTCAGCGTCCTTGACCAGCAATATCAATGTAAAAATGTGGCACAGCGAAAAGGGAACTTCAAAAAGATCTTGCAGGAATACCCGCAGATAAATCATGTTTCTGAACCACGAG ATCCTGAGGTGCGTATTCCTCTCACTTGGCCATTCGGTACCTATGGACTCCCCATGACAAAGTCGGGATGTCCGCGTGGAGGCTTTTGGCACGCGGGGACTCGTTACCATGACACCGAGGATCGGAATTCAAACAATTATTGGTCTAATCCCTATGATTTAGCAGGCAGAGTCCGTAAAAACAACATGGAACAAATGTTTTGCATGAAGACACTGAGCAAAACCTCTAAGTACAATCTCCCTTGGCCCAAAGGAAAATACTGCATCTACAAGAAAGGAAATTGCCCTAAAG GTTTCGGGCACGGAGACGTTCGGTGGGACGACGAAGATGACCGTAATGCGAACAAGGTCACCGGTCAGCTACCAGACGGCGTTTATGACAGGAACACAAGAATCTCATTCTGCTGTCGGGGTGATGGATACACTACTAATGTCATTAATCTTCCCACTGACAAGCCCTTCGTTTTGCTCAAGTATAATTCCCATCAATGTCAATTTGTCAATAATGCTAAAATAAGGGAAGAATTCTTCTACTGGGACAATGAAGATTTCAAACCCCATACTACTGAGGTCCGAGGCAAACACCCCGTTTTGGAGAAGCGcaataataatcttaaaatcCACTACTGTTATTATTACAAATAG